One stretch of Flavobacteriales bacterium DNA includes these proteins:
- the sprA gene encoding cell surface protein SprA: protein MLSKFSFSQSTNDSLIFQLPESQSWDNPLDEPSSGFYLSTPSNLQPQLEYDPETKLYSVEQNINGFRLSNPTFLSSEEYDNYNSKQSIVDYWKEKTSNPSLSGDNVNKGPLSIDIGGEIFDKIFGNSTVDIRPQGSAELIFSIKHNKTENNALPIDKQSNTSFDFKQKIQMNVIGKIGDKLQLNTNYNTEAIFDFDNKIKLEYEGEEDEIIKKIEIGNVGLPLNGTLISGSQSLLGLKTQLQFGRATVTTIFSQQKSNSKVIDVSGGAQTTDFDIYADQYETNKHFFLSHYFKSRYNEAMSQLPFINSPVNITKIEVWVTNKTGTIEDTRNILAFLDLGESQADMYNTNLFSDNADFSYPDNDNNTLYQQMLAEGTDLRNINQVNSIFNATSYPDFLGSQDYEKLERARLLSPTEYTFHPQLGFISLNSVIGPDEVLAVAFQYTIGNELYQVGEFSSNGPSAPSSLYVKLLKNLSFSPLLPNWDLMMKNIYSLGAYNVSSTEFYLDVVFENTRDNGTITNYIPEDGLTNKPIINLLSLDQLNAQQERRSDGIFDFLPGITIITSNGKIIFPVREPFGEDLRSKFSNNDIADNYVYDVLYDSTLTIAQQFPEYNKFRIKGSYQSESGAEIYLGVFSIEQGSVVVTAGGLRLEEGKDFTVNYSMGKVNIINDGILLSGTPIRISVESNSFGLQQKTLVGTHVDYRISDDFMLGGTILNLTEKPYSKKVNSGDEPISNTIWGLDGTYRTESNLLTKIVDFLPLLETKEKSMLTAQGEFAHLIPGHQRAIGESGTAYIDDFEASSTGIDIKNPGAWFLASLPNDPDLFPESALGNQSPRLGNLNSGANRALMSWYNIDPAFYRNSTNTPSHIANDDTQLSNHSVREVLEKEVFPNRDPQYATQVSNLPIFNLSYNPSKRGPYNFDTDNITTTGLLLNPENRWAGIMRKLETTDFELQNIEFVEFWIMDPFNEDSENQNGGNLIMNLGNVSEDVLKDGFKSFENGLPSSETLENIDDESSVWGRMPTTFALTNSFDVDAESRQYQDVGLDGLRDVDERAFFDTAYIQKIETIYGVNSEAYTLANTDPSSDNYTYFLGDALDGQSASILKRYEYFSGIDGNSAIPNPTPTMSTTIPNTEDINFDNTLNESESYYHYNIPLFPNMQIGDSYITDIQETTAKTPTGDRSIKWYQFKIPVQQPDKTVGSIRDFKSIRFIRMLLKDFDQPIVMRFATLELVRGEWRRYNFSLKTEGEYVPNDNSSTTSFDVSVVNIEENAEKIPVPYVLPPGIEQEVDNTTTYVRRQNEQSLVLKVCDLEDGDSRAAYKTFNNDFRTYKRLKMYVHAEASGEVESALQDGELSLFVRLGTDFNDNYYEYEIPLKVTPWGVSRLDDQLIWPIENELNITFEQLLDAKQERNKAVRDGIHASTTDPFSGTDKQVTVVGNPNISMVKTIMLGVRNPRKGSPNSTSNDDGSSKCGEIWLNELRLTDFDERGGYAANGRINARLADFANVNLTGSMSTIGFGSIDQSLTARQKYDAYQYDFSSTFALGNFFGEKAAIKIPMYVGISEAIQNPQYNPLDPDITLKASLDELQSNEKKEELKEIAQDLTKRKSINFTNVRKNKSSSAGNKTKIYDIENLSATYSRNETFSRNVSLKERTTVSTKASLNYTYSSKPKNIKPFQKVKLFKNKYFALLKDFNFYTLPKSISFQTDLDRYYNKTQFRNINNPDFTLPPYYNKAFVWNRNYSIKYDLTRTLKTEFKVNNSASIDEPQGELVRSDPYYQEKKDSVWNNILNFGRPTLYHHSLNASYNVPLNKFPLTSWINLNTKYVANYDWLAAPLSLQSLGNTIQNSNNKQINSTFNFGQLYNKVPFLKKLNRTSSRNVTRGRGSTRESIRLPNEAQDTVRVSMKDIVNGVLKTALLVKNISISYRQNQGVVLPGFNKKPHFFGQDWDAMAPGIPFALGSQNIDIRELSSQGGWLTSNTDLNQFFKLTNSETLNLRGTLEPIKGFRIELTANRTKTNNSQEIYKYDPNLGDYESFNTIENGSHSISFISWNTSFIKDDDNYSNATFQQFRDNREVIANRLAGSNPYDNSIVDSTGYPLGYQSNSQDVLIPAFLAAYSGKNASSVGLNNFPNIPLPNWRINFDGLRNLKWIKKRMNNIVLSHSYQSTYSVGNYVTSLDYEEGFDQWPNAINEATLNYYDKYEINQVTLRESLNPLFKIDMTFKNSMTARLEIKKERTLSLGLSNNQLTDRSSDEWIVGTGYRIKELSFNVRAAGKQRKISSDLDLKLDFSLRSNKVIIRKIEENQEEITGGNSVITLKFTADYVVSSRFNLRLFFDKVMTNPYVSNTFPSAITNGGFSVRFTLAQ from the coding sequence GTGCTGAGCAAATTTTCATTTTCTCAGTCCACTAATGACAGCCTCATTTTTCAATTGCCAGAGTCACAATCTTGGGATAATCCCCTGGATGAACCTTCCAGTGGTTTTTACCTTTCTACACCATCAAACCTACAACCACAATTGGAGTATGACCCCGAGACAAAACTCTACAGCGTTGAACAAAACATAAACGGATTTAGGCTTTCAAATCCAACTTTCCTTAGCTCAGAAGAATACGACAATTACAATTCTAAACAGTCCATAGTAGATTACTGGAAAGAAAAAACCTCCAACCCTTCTCTTAGTGGAGATAATGTCAATAAAGGACCTTTAAGCATTGATATTGGAGGAGAGATTTTTGATAAAATATTTGGAAACAGTACTGTAGACATTAGACCTCAAGGCTCAGCAGAATTGATCTTTTCTATAAAGCATAACAAAACCGAAAATAACGCTTTGCCCATCGATAAACAAAGCAATACAAGCTTTGATTTTAAGCAAAAAATACAAATGAATGTTATAGGTAAAATCGGAGATAAGCTACAACTTAACACCAATTATAATACCGAAGCTATTTTTGATTTTGACAATAAAATAAAGCTAGAGTATGAAGGCGAGGAAGATGAAATAATCAAAAAAATTGAGATAGGTAACGTGGGGCTTCCACTTAATGGAACATTGATTTCTGGAAGCCAAAGTTTATTAGGACTAAAAACACAATTACAATTTGGTAGAGCTACTGTAACCACTATTTTTTCTCAACAAAAAAGTAATTCTAAAGTTATTGATGTTTCAGGTGGCGCACAAACTACAGACTTTGATATCTATGCCGACCAATACGAAACCAATAAGCACTTTTTCCTATCTCATTACTTTAAATCGAGATATAACGAGGCGATGTCACAACTACCTTTTATTAATTCTCCAGTAAATATTACCAAGATAGAAGTTTGGGTGACAAACAAAACTGGTACGATAGAAGACACAAGAAATATTTTAGCCTTTTTGGATTTGGGAGAGTCACAAGCAGATATGTATAACACGAATTTGTTTAGTGATAATGCTGATTTTTCCTATCCAGACAACGATAACAATACACTTTATCAGCAAATGCTTGCCGAAGGAACTGATTTGAGAAATATCAATCAGGTTAATAGTATTTTTAATGCGACCTCTTACCCTGATTTTTTAGGATCTCAAGACTATGAAAAGTTAGAACGTGCTCGTTTATTATCACCTACTGAATATACTTTTCACCCTCAGCTAGGTTTCATATCTTTAAATAGTGTTATTGGTCCTGACGAGGTATTAGCTGTAGCATTTCAATATACTATTGGCAATGAATTGTATCAAGTAGGAGAATTCAGTTCAAACGGTCCTTCGGCACCGAGCTCATTATATGTTAAGTTATTGAAGAACTTGAGTTTTTCCCCTCTATTACCTAACTGGGATTTGATGATGAAAAACATCTATTCATTAGGGGCTTATAATGTCAGTTCTACAGAATTTTACCTCGATGTAGTGTTTGAAAACACTAGGGATAACGGAACAATAACAAACTATATCCCTGAAGACGGCTTAACCAATAAACCAATTATCAATTTGTTGTCATTAGACCAATTGAATGCTCAACAAGAACGCAGGTCTGATGGTATTTTTGACTTCTTACCAGGCATAACAATAATTACATCTAATGGTAAAATCATTTTCCCTGTACGAGAACCTTTTGGTGAAGACCTTAGAAGTAAATTTAGTAATAACGATATTGCTGATAATTACGTTTATGATGTCTTATACGATTCTACCTTAACAATAGCTCAACAGTTTCCCGAATACAACAAATTTAGAATAAAAGGAAGCTACCAGTCGGAGTCAGGAGCGGAAATTTATCTTGGAGTTTTTTCCATAGAGCAAGGCTCTGTAGTTGTTACAGCTGGCGGGCTTCGATTAGAGGAAGGTAAAGACTTTACCGTTAACTATTCTATGGGTAAAGTGAATATTATCAATGACGGGATTTTATTATCTGGAACTCCAATTCGTATTTCTGTTGAAAGCAATTCCTTCGGTCTTCAGCAAAAAACGCTTGTAGGTACTCACGTTGATTATCGGATTTCGGATGACTTTATGCTTGGAGGTACGATATTGAACCTTACCGAAAAGCCATATTCTAAGAAAGTAAACTCTGGTGACGAACCTATCTCAAACACTATTTGGGGTTTAGATGGTACATATAGAACAGAGTCTAATTTACTGACCAAGATTGTCGACTTTTTACCTCTTCTTGAAACCAAAGAAAAATCTATGCTTACGGCACAAGGTGAGTTTGCTCATTTAATTCCTGGTCATCAGCGAGCGATTGGAGAAAGCGGTACAGCATATATTGATGACTTTGAAGCAAGTAGCACAGGAATAGATATTAAAAATCCGGGAGCTTGGTTTTTAGCAAGTCTGCCCAATGATCCTGATTTATTTCCCGAATCAGCATTAGGAAATCAAAGTCCTAGGCTTGGAAATTTGAATTCTGGTGCCAATAGAGCTTTAATGTCTTGGTACAATATTGATCCTGCTTTTTATAGAAATTCTACCAATACCCCCTCACACATTGCTAATGACGATACTCAACTTTCTAACCATAGCGTGAGAGAGGTTTTAGAAAAAGAAGTTTTTCCTAATCGAGATCCACAATACGCTACTCAAGTATCGAATTTACCAATTTTCAACCTGTCTTATAATCCATCTAAACGAGGGCCTTATAACTTCGACACTGATAATATAACCACGACAGGCTTATTACTAAACCCTGAAAATAGATGGGCAGGTATTATGCGTAAGTTGGAAACAACAGATTTTGAATTGCAAAATATTGAATTTGTAGAGTTTTGGATAATGGACCCTTTTAACGAGGATTCTGAAAATCAAAATGGAGGTAACTTAATTATGAACTTGGGTAATGTTTCAGAAGATGTTTTAAAAGATGGCTTTAAGAGTTTCGAAAATGGTTTGCCTTCCTCAGAAACCTTAGAGAACATAGACGATGAAAGTAGTGTCTGGGGACGTATGCCTACAACTTTTGCTTTAACTAATTCCTTTGATGTCGATGCTGAATCACGCCAATATCAAGATGTTGGACTTGATGGTTTGAGAGATGTTGATGAGCGTGCTTTTTTCGACACAGCATATATTCAGAAGATAGAAACTATATATGGTGTAAATAGTGAGGCCTATACTTTAGCGAATACAGACCCTTCTTCTGATAACTACACTTATTTCCTAGGCGATGCCTTAGACGGACAAAGCGCATCTATTTTAAAGCGTTATGAATATTTTTCTGGTATAGACGGCAATTCAGCAATTCCCAACCCCACACCTACAATGTCTACTACCATTCCTAACACAGAGGATATAAACTTTGATAATACACTAAATGAGTCGGAGAGTTATTATCACTACAATATTCCATTATTTCCCAATATGCAAATTGGCGATAGCTATATAACCGATATACAAGAAACTACCGCCAAAACCCCTACAGGTGATAGGTCAATCAAATGGTATCAGTTTAAAATACCAGTACAACAGCCAGATAAAACAGTAGGTTCTATTCGTGATTTCAAGTCCATACGATTCATACGTATGTTGTTGAAAGATTTTGACCAACCTATCGTTATGCGTTTTGCAACTTTGGAGTTGGTTCGTGGTGAATGGAGACGTTATAATTTCAGCTTAAAAACAGAGGGTGAATATGTTCCTAATGATAACTCCAGCACCACATCCTTTGATGTTTCTGTGGTAAATATAGAAGAGAATGCTGAAAAAATCCCAGTGCCATACGTGCTACCACCAGGTATTGAGCAAGAAGTAGATAACACAACGACTTATGTCAGAAGACAAAACGAACAGTCTTTAGTACTCAAAGTTTGCGATTTAGAAGACGGAGATTCTCGAGCAGCATACAAAACCTTCAATAATGACTTCAGAACTTATAAACGTCTGAAAATGTATGTTCATGCCGAGGCTTCAGGAGAAGTGGAGTCTGCATTACAAGATGGTGAATTGTCCTTGTTCGTTAGGTTAGGAACCGACTTTAATGATAACTATTACGAATACGAAATACCTTTAAAAGTAACACCTTGGGGCGTTTCTAGACTGGACGACCAACTTATTTGGCCAATCGAAAACGAGCTCAATATCACCTTTGAACAATTGCTTGATGCTAAGCAAGAAAGAAATAAAGCGGTAAGAGATGGTATTCATGCTAGTACTACAGATCCATTTTCAGGAACTGACAAACAAGTTACTGTAGTTGGTAACCCAAATATAAGCATGGTAAAAACCATAATGTTGGGTGTCAGAAATCCTCGAAAAGGAAGTCCAAACTCGACCTCTAATGACGATGGCTCATCGAAGTGTGGTGAAATTTGGTTGAATGAATTGCGATTGACTGATTTTGACGAAAGGGGTGGTTATGCTGCAAACGGCCGAATAAATGCTAGATTAGCAGACTTTGCAAATGTAAACCTTACGGGAAGCATGAGTACTATTGGCTTTGGTTCTATTGACCAGAGTCTTACAGCAAGACAAAAATACGATGCCTATCAATATGACTTCTCTTCAACCTTTGCATTAGGTAATTTCTTTGGTGAAAAGGCAGCTATAAAAATACCGATGTATGTTGGTATTTCTGAAGCCATTCAAAACCCTCAATACAATCCACTTGACCCAGATATTACGCTGAAAGCCTCTCTAGATGAGTTGCAGTCCAATGAGAAGAAAGAAGAATTAAAAGAGATAGCTCAAGACTTAACAAAAAGGAAGTCTATCAACTTCACTAATGTCAGGAAGAATAAGTCGTCATCAGCGGGGAACAAAACAAAGATTTACGATATTGAAAACCTATCAGCAACATATTCAAGAAACGAAACATTTTCTAGAAATGTAAGCCTCAAGGAAAGAACAACAGTGAGCACTAAAGCATCATTAAATTACACCTATTCCTCTAAACCTAAAAATATAAAACCTTTCCAAAAAGTTAAGCTGTTCAAAAACAAGTATTTTGCTCTTTTAAAAGATTTTAACTTTTATACTTTACCGAAATCAATCTCATTCCAAACAGATTTGGATAGGTATTACAATAAAACTCAATTTAGAAATATCAACAACCCAGATTTCACATTGCCACCCTACTACAACAAGGCATTTGTTTGGAATAGAAACTATAGTATTAAGTACGATTTGACACGTACTCTAAAAACAGAATTCAAAGTCAATAACTCAGCTAGTATAGACGAGCCACAAGGTGAACTTGTTAGGTCTGACCCTTATTATCAAGAGAAAAAAGACTCCGTTTGGAATAATATCTTGAATTTTGGACGACCCACTTTGTACCATCATTCTCTCAATGCGAGTTATAATGTACCGTTAAATAAATTTCCACTTACTTCTTGGATTAATTTAAATACTAAGTATGTTGCAAATTACGATTGGCTAGCGGCACCTTTAAGTTTGCAAAGTCTAGGTAATACTATTCAGAATAGTAATAATAAACAGATAAACTCGACATTTAATTTTGGGCAATTGTATAACAAAGTGCCATTCCTTAAAAAGCTCAATAGGACTAGTTCTAGAAATGTAACTCGAGGGAGGGGGTCTACTAGAGAATCTATCCGACTACCTAACGAGGCGCAAGATACCGTAAGAGTTTCTATGAAAGATATTGTTAATGGCGTTTTGAAAACAGCTCTATTAGTCAAAAATATATCCATTTCCTATAGACAAAATCAAGGTGTAGTATTGCCTGGTTTCAATAAAAAACCTCATTTCTTTGGACAAGATTGGGACGCTATGGCACCAGGCATTCCTTTTGCTTTAGGAAGTCAAAACATTGATATTAGAGAGTTAAGTTCACAAGGAGGTTGGCTTACTTCAAATACAGATTTGAATCAATTCTTTAAGCTTACCAATAGCGAAACACTTAATTTGAGAGGTACTCTTGAGCCTATTAAAGGATTTAGGATAGAGCTGACAGCTAATAGAACCAAAACCAATAATTCACAAGAGATATATAAGTATGATCCTAATTTGGGTGACTACGAATCATTCAATACAATAGAAAATGGTAGCCATAGCATTTCTTTTATTAGTTGGAATACATCCTTTATAAAAGATGATGACAATTATTCTAATGCTACTTTTCAGCAGTTTAGAGATAATAGAGAAGTCATTGCCAATAGACTTGCTGGATCTAACCCATATGATAATAGTATTGTTGATAGCACAGGTTATCCCTTAGGATATCAAAGTAATTCTCAAGATGTGTTGATACCTGCCTTCTTGGCAGCTTACTCAGGTAAAAATGCTTCGTCAGTTGGGCTCAATAATTTTCCAAACATACCATTGCCAAATTGGCGAATCAATTTTGATGGTTTGCGTAATCTGAAATGGATAAAAAAGAGAATGAATAACATAGTGTTGAGCCATTCTTACCAATCTACATACAGCGTAGGAAATTACGTGACTAGTTTAGATTATGAGGAGGGTTTTGACCAATGGCCAAATGCTATAAACGAAGCAACCTTAAACTATTATGACAAGTACGAAATTAATCAAGTTACCCTAAGAGAAAGCTTGAACCCACTATTTAAGATAGACATGACTTTCAAAAATAGTATGACGGCTCGTTTGGAAATCAAAAAAGAAAGAACCTTGAGTTTAGGTCTAAGTAATAATCAACTTACGGATAGATCTTCAGACGAATGGATTGTTGGTACAGGCTACAGAATAAAAGAATTATCCTTTAATGTTAGGGCGGCAGGGAAACAAAGGAAGATAAGTTCAGACCTAGATTTAAAGCTTGATTTTTCATTACGAAGTAACAAAGTTATCATTAGAAAGATTGAAGAGAATCAAGAAGAAATAACAGGTGGCAATAGCGTAATTACTTTAAAATTTACTGCTGACTATGTAGTAAGTAGTAGATTTAATTTGCGCTTATTCTTCGATAAAGTAATGACAAATCCATACGTTTCAAATACCTTCCCTTCAGCAATAACAAATGGTGGTTTTAGTGTCAGATTCACCTTAGCTCAATAG
- the ruvA gene encoding Holliday junction branch migration protein RuvA yields the protein MITHIQGKLIEKNPSFVIIDCNGVGYLLRISLQTFSKLSNNEHCMLFTHLSIKEDAHTLFGFFDKDERELFRLLISVSGVGPNTAQMILSSLTPHEIQQAILTDNVRVLQSVKGIGGKTAQRIILDLKDKIAKLGISANSSTTSYNTTREEALSALTMLGFNKNSVEKSIDKELQADGDVGVEELVKRVLKKM from the coding sequence ATGATTACACACATTCAAGGAAAATTAATAGAGAAAAACCCCTCATTTGTCATTATCGATTGTAATGGGGTTGGTTATTTATTAAGGATATCATTGCAAACTTTTTCTAAGTTGTCAAATAATGAGCATTGTATGCTTTTTACACATTTGTCTATTAAGGAGGACGCCCATACCTTGTTTGGGTTCTTCGATAAAGATGAACGAGAACTTTTTAGGTTACTTATTTCTGTTTCTGGAGTAGGCCCAAATACAGCTCAGATGATATTATCTTCCTTAACACCTCATGAGATACAACAAGCTATTCTCACCGATAACGTGAGAGTTTTACAAAGTGTAAAAGGAATTGGCGGCAAAACAGCACAGCGTATAATTCTTGATTTGAAAGATAAAATTGCTAAACTTGGAATAAGTGCAAATTCTTCTACTACTTCATACAATACAACAAGAGAAGAAGCGTTATCGGCATTAACCATGCTTGGGTTTAATAAAAACAGTGTCGAAAAATCCATTGATAAAGAATTGCAGGCTGACGGTGATGTTGGAGTGGAAGAATTAGTAAAAAGAGTATTGAAAAAAATGTAG
- the gcvH gene encoding glycine cleavage system protein GcvH, whose product MNIPADLKYTKDHEWVKIEGDEAVVGITDFAQSELGDIVFVEVETEGDTIDQEEVFGSVEAVKTVSDLFMPLSAEILSFNSELEDTPEVVNTDPYGEGWMIRIKISDNSELDSLLSAEQYKELIS is encoded by the coding sequence ATGAATATTCCTGCAGATTTAAAATATACTAAAGACCACGAATGGGTAAAGATTGAAGGTGACGAGGCAGTAGTCGGAATTACCGATTTTGCTCAGAGTGAATTGGGCGATATTGTTTTTGTTGAGGTTGAAACTGAAGGAGATACTATTGACCAAGAGGAAGTTTTTGGTTCAGTTGAAGCTGTAAAAACAGTATCTGACTTATTTATGCCATTGTCGGCTGAAATACTTTCATTCAACTCTGAGTTAGAAGATACTCCTGAAGTAGTCAATACTGACCCTTACGGAGAAGGATGGATGATTCGAATTAAAATTTCAGACAACTCTGAATTAGATTCATTATTATCAGCTGAACAATACAAGGAATTAATTAGTTAA
- a CDS encoding energy transducer TonB, with translation MEPKKNPKVDLEKKRGLFMQIGLALSLLIVLGAFEYRTYEKVVASLGDLVLDAEFEEEIENTFREQKPPPPPPPPPDEIIIVEDDEEIEEVEIEDTESDEDLEVIEEEEETTDEIFMVVEDMPRFEGCSDETCTQTKIMQFIARKTKYPPIAKENNITGRVFVSFVVDKTGKVTNVKILRGVDKYLDSEAIRVVSSLPKFKPGKQRGKPVKVQYNVPISFKLN, from the coding sequence ATGGAACCAAAAAAGAACCCCAAAGTAGATTTAGAGAAGAAAAGAGGTTTGTTTATGCAAATCGGCTTGGCTCTATCTCTATTAATCGTTTTAGGCGCTTTCGAGTACAGAACGTATGAAAAAGTTGTTGCTTCGTTAGGAGATTTAGTGCTAGATGCAGAGTTTGAGGAAGAAATAGAAAATACGTTTAGAGAACAAAAGCCACCTCCACCACCTCCACCGCCGCCAGATGAAATTATAATTGTTGAAGACGATGAGGAAATTGAAGAGGTAGAAATTGAAGATACTGAATCTGATGAAGACCTTGAGGTTATAGAAGAGGAAGAAGAAACTACCGACGAAATATTTATGGTGGTAGAAGATATGCCTCGCTTTGAAGGATGTAGTGACGAAACGTGTACTCAAACTAAGATTATGCAGTTCATTGCTAGAAAAACAAAGTATCCGCCAATTGCAAAAGAAAACAATATTACGGGTAGAGTTTTTGTCAGTTTTGTCGTTGATAAAACAGGAAAAGTCACCAACGTTAAAATATTAAGAGGTGTTGACAAGTATCTAGATTCAGAAGCAATTCGTGTAGTTTCTAGTTTGCCAAAATTTAAACCAGGAAAACAAAGGGGTAAGCCTGTAAAGGTTCAGTATAATGTTCCAATTAGTTTTAAATTAAACTAA
- a CDS encoding VanZ family protein translates to MRFTLAIVWAVVIAVLHAIPGSDFPEFSISDFFQIDKLVHAIVFMIGVYLFAVALAEQQKKAFIRYLIVSFVAYGLLLELLQDLVFVERSADVLDWLADTVGVFLGVWIFKKFPFPVSTNSIKKG, encoded by the coding sequence ATGCGCTTTACTTTAGCAATAGTATGGGCTGTAGTTATAGCAGTTTTACATGCTATTCCAGGCTCTGATTTTCCAGAATTTTCTATTTCTGACTTTTTTCAAATCGATAAGCTTGTACACGCTATCGTTTTTATGATTGGCGTTTATTTGTTTGCCGTGGCATTAGCCGAGCAACAAAAAAAGGCTTTTATTCGTTATCTTATTGTATCATTTGTTGCTTACGGATTGTTGCTTGAGTTACTTCAAGATCTAGTTTTTGTAGAAAGAAGTGCCGATGTCTTAGATTGGTTAGCAGACACCGTAGGGGTGTTTTTAGGCGTTTGGATTTTTAAGAAATTTCCTTTTCCCGTATCAACAAATTCGATTAAAAAAGGTTAA
- the deoC gene encoding deoxyribose-phosphate aldolase codes for MVNFFDSTYLKTKEQANISSEEDIHCIKSVVLEAIEHQFKLVMIRSGHISLARQIIAAKNSQVLVGTVIDFPSGTSSTESKLNEIQSAIELGADDIDVVINYNRFIQNEKDYIANEVKECTALCLSNNKTIKWIIESAALSDNEIINICQLIRDIVLENFENAKSQDVFVKSSTGFYVSPNSEPNGATVSAIKLMVEHSSPLAVKASGGIRSAEDFYTMIDLGVKRIGTSSALAILQGKHSNSNY; via the coding sequence ATGGTCAACTTTTTTGATTCTACTTATCTTAAAACTAAAGAACAGGCAAATATATCATCTGAAGAAGATATACATTGTATTAAGTCTGTGGTTTTGGAGGCTATAGAGCATCAGTTTAAATTAGTAATGATTCGTTCAGGTCACATCTCTTTGGCTAGGCAAATTATAGCTGCTAAAAATAGTCAAGTCTTAGTGGGTACAGTCATCGATTTTCCGAGCGGAACTTCATCAACAGAAAGTAAGTTAAATGAGATTCAATCAGCCATTGAGCTAGGAGCTGACGACATAGATGTTGTTATCAATTATAATCGATTTATACAAAATGAAAAAGACTATATCGCTAATGAAGTCAAAGAATGTACAGCCTTATGCCTATCAAACAACAAGACCATAAAGTGGATAATTGAGTCGGCAGCTTTAAGTGATAACGAGATAATAAACATCTGTCAGCTGATCAGAGATATTGTTTTGGAGAACTTTGAAAATGCCAAATCACAAGATGTGTTTGTAAAATCTTCTACAGGTTTTTATGTTAGTCCAAATTCAGAACCTAACGGTGCCACCGTTTCAGCAATTAAGCTTATGGTTGAGCATTCATCGCCCTTGGCTGTAAAAGCATCTGGCGGAATTCGTAGTGCTGAAGACTTTTACACTATGATTGACCTTGGTGTTAAGCGCATAGGCACCTCTTCTGCTTTGGCAATATTACAAGGCAAACATTCTAATTCAAACTATTAG